A portion of the Eretmochelys imbricata isolate rEreImb1 chromosome 27, rEreImb1.hap1, whole genome shotgun sequence genome contains these proteins:
- the VPS25 gene encoding vacuolar protein-sorting-associated protein 25 → MSFEWPWQYRFPPFFTLQPNVDTRQKQMTAWCSLVLLYCRLNKQYTMTVMEAQESPLFNNRKLQRKLPMESIQVVLEELRKKGNLEWLDKNKSSFLIMWRRPEEWGKLIYQWVSKNGLTNSVFTLYELSNGDDTQNEEFHGLEESMLLRALQALQQEHRAEIITLDDGRGVKFF, encoded by the exons ATGAGCTTTGAGTGGCCCTGGCAGTACCGCTTCCCCCCGTTCTTCAC ATTGCAGCCCAATGTGGACACCCGGCAGAAGCAGATGACAGCCTGGTGCTCCTTGGTTCTGTTGTACTGTCGCCTCAACAAGCAGTACACAATGACGGTCATGGAGGCCCAAGAAAGCCCACTTTTCAACAACAGGAAGCTGCAGC GGAAACTCCCCATGGAATCCATACAAGTTGTACTAGAagaactcaggaaaaaag GGAACCTAGAATGGTTAGACAAGAACAAATCCAGTTTCCTGATCATGTGGCGAAGACCAGAAGAATGGGGAAAGCTCATCTATCAGTGG GTGTCTAAGAACGGCCTGACCAACTCTGTATTCACACTCTACGAGCTGTCCAATGGAGATGACACACAGAATGAAG AGTTCCATGGCTTGGAAGAGTCCATGTTGCTTCGTGCCCTGCAAGCCTTACAACAAGAGCACAGGGCTGAAATTATCACACTCGACGACGGCCGAGGCGTCAAGTTCTTTTAA